AGGCCGTGGCAGGCGAGACGAATGTCGTGGGCCAAGTCCGCGTGGCCGTAGGCTTTGCCGATGGTCGCGTGCTCCCGGAGGATGCCGCCCTTCTCCCGGGGCTCGAGCTTCTCGAAGGCGCCGCTGCGCCGGAGCGGATACCAGACGGCCCAGGGCCACTCCGGGTTCAGCACCGTCTGCGCCGGCCGATCCAGGAGCCAGTACTCGAGATCCGGCTCGAAGCCGCTGCTGTAGCTGCGGCCCAGCATGGTGAGCTCGGGACGGAGCTCGAGGCCGTGCACCTCGCCGATGGCGGCGCGGGTCTTGTCCACGAAGTCCGTGGGGTCCTCGCTGAAGGACAACACCGCCAGGCCCATGGGGTGGTTCACGTCCTCGTAGATCACCGCGCGCGCCTTGCGCTTGTCGAGCGCGATGCCGAGGCTCTTGATCGCCTCGCCGACGCTCACTTCGCTCGCACATTGAAAGGCGAGCAGCTGCATGAACAAGCGGCGGTCCATCGACTGCTCGGCGCCGTCTTTGGGGGCACCGTGCTCGAGGACGTCGGGGGTGTTGCTTTCTTCCGCCATGATTCGCTCCAGAGGGGCACAGAATGTCACACGAAGTGACGCCCGATGTAAGGGCTCGTCCGCTATTTCCGGGCCGGCCCCAAGCCCTTCACG
This portion of the Polyangiaceae bacterium genome encodes:
- a CDS encoding chlorite dismutase family protein, which produces MAEESNTPDVLEHGAPKDGAEQSMDRRLFMQLLAFQCASEVSVGEAIKSLGIALDKRKARAVIYEDVNHPMGLAVLSFSEDPTDFVDKTRAAIGEVHGLELRPELTMLGRSYSSGFEPDLEYWLLDRPAQTVLNPEWPWAVWYPLRRSGAFEKLEPREKGGILREHATIGKAYGHADLAHDIRLACHGLDANDNEFVIGLVGRTLHPLSHVVQRMRGTRQTSEYIVQMGPFFVGRSVWRSESK